In one window of Henckelia pumila isolate YLH828 chromosome 1, ASM3356847v2, whole genome shotgun sequence DNA:
- the LOC140864159 gene encoding large ribosomal subunit protein P3z-like: MGVFTFVCKESGAAWSAKQLNGELEASADCTFTLQRKLVQAALSADSSGGVQSSFSYVTPSSAVFQVIIGGGGGAAFVGGSAASAPAASGGGAAAEAPPAEEKKEEKEESDDDMGFSLFD; the protein is encoded by the exons ATGGGAGTGTTTACGTTCGTCTGCAAGGAATCTGGTGCCGCCTGGTCGGCGAAGCAGCTCAACGGGGAACTCGAGGCTTCCGCCGACTGCACTTTCACTCTCCAGCGTAAGCTGGTTCAGGCCGCTCTCTCCGCCGACTCCTCCGGCGGCGTCCAATCTTCTTTCTCCTATGTCACGCCTTCATCGGCCGTTTTCCAG GTGATTATAGGCGGTGGCGGAGGGGCGGCTTTTGTTGGTGGAAGTGCAGCCTCTGCCCCTGCTGCTTCTGGTGGAGGCGCAGCCGCCGAGGCACCTCCTGCTgaggaaaagaaagaagagaaggAAGAGAGTGATGATGATATGGGATTCTCGCTCTTTGATTAG
- the LOC140888391 gene encoding protein NUCLEOLAR FACTOR 1 isoform X2, whose protein sequence is MKSNFKKSAALRRHTGRYQKGDKVEKHDVKRSGFKRPHKEEVFVESRIVKKKGSTDEGKVESGDFYEKPMNGSTSEEEAEVVHRETTTYDDLLKRLGSLRRQRGEDRESETDEEVDSDPDSQSDADENDDGLESLNERDDGDNNESPRSYTIANAPKGIGIYDSMKSREDIEKDDEELFDTDEEDSALNDQSLSEACIGTSHVNYKLSSSEVDKLLKTRWSYTWKLPALTMKNCNWRGTGDCCIKDLDMTSFYGLKTKLYKNWMEIFEASGSSEFHQSKQKMFFSLCNSYRDIMHHNKKPFYLKGSEEDSNTMDAYLMHSLNHIFRSRDLMSKNDRKLAKNQENMEGINLNTEAYLDRGFTRPKVLILLPLAGIARRVVKKLIQLTPPKLKNKVENVERFFEEFGSGVTKDKDDQDDSENTKTKLSTKPSDFEALLGRDNNNDHFMIGVKFTNRGIKLYADFYTSDILVASPLGLITKIGEAEGDKEKDVDYLSSIEILIIDHADVMLMQNWSHVKTVVEQVNKIPSKQHGTDIMRIRPWYLDGQAHFYRQTIILSSHINPEHNALFHQNCFNYQGKVKLDCKYRGVLPKILTQVQQIYERFDTESIAEADDSRLEYFTKKVFPKIKDSVQDGVMIFVSSYFEFVRLRNYLKSQAASFCLFGEYIKPKNISSVRGQFFRGDKRIMLYTERAHFYYRYKIRGVKNLFIYSLPERKEFYPEIVNFLEPSADMTCTVLFSRLDYLRLERIVGSTAAKRMVDSDKGVFVFA, encoded by the exons ATGAAAAGTAATTTCAAAAAGAGCGCCGCACTCAGGCGACACACCGGTCGGTATCAGAAGGGTGACAAAGTTGAAAAACATGACGTGAAGAGAAGCG GGTTTAAGAGGCCCCATAAGGAAGAAGTTTTTGTTGAGAGCAgaattgtgaagaagaagggTAGCACGGACGAGGGCAAGGTCGAATCAG GGGATTTCTATGAGAAACCCATGAATGGTTCCACTTCCGAGGAGGAAGCAGAAGTTGTACACAGAGAGACAACTACTTACGACGATTTGTTGAAGAGACTGGGGTCTCTTAGAAG GCAAAGAGGTGAAGATAGAGAAAGTGAGACAGATGAAGAAGTTGACAGTGATCCTGATTCTCAGAGCGATGCTGATGAGAATGATGATGGCCTGGAATCTCTGAATGAAAGGGACGATG GAGATAATAATGAGTCTCCCAGGAGTTATACTATTGCAAATGCCCCAAAAGGAATAGGAATTTACGACAGTATGAAATCAAGGGAAGACATAGAAAAAGATGACGAAGAACTGTTTGATACAGATGAAGAAGACTCAGCATTGAATGATCAATCCCTTTCAGAAGCATGCATCGGGACAAG TCATGTAAACTACAAATTATCATCAAGCGAGGTTGACAAATTGTTAAAAACGAGATGGAGCTACACATGGAAGTTGCCTGCTCTTACCATGAAGAATTGCAATTGGAGAGGAACAGGAGATTGTTGTATCAAG GATTTGGACATGACTTCTTTTTATGGCCTCAAGACAAAACTGTACAAGAATTGGATGGAAATCTTCGAGGCTTCGGGAAGCAGTGAATTTCATCAATCGAAGCAGAAAATGTTTTTCTCTTTAT GCAATAGCTATCGTGATATAATGCACCACAACAAGAAGCCCTTTTACCTCAAAGGTTCCGAGGAAGATTCAAATACCATGGATGCTTACCTCATGCATTCT TTGAATCATATCTTTAGAAGTAGAGATCTTATGTCgaaaaatgatagaaaattgGCTAAGAATCAAGAAAATATGGAGGGAATAAACCTTAACACAGAAGCTTATCTCGACCGTGGGTTTACGCGTCCAAAG GTTTTGATCCTTTTGCCCCTGGCAGGCATTGCACGACGTGTGGTCAAGAAGTTGATCCAGTTGACTCCACCTAAGCTTAAG AATAAGGTCGAAAATGTCGAGCGCTTTTTTGAGGAGTTTGGTTCCGGAGTAACCAAAGACAAGGATGATCAGGATGACTCAGAAAATACAAAAACCAAATTGTCCACAAAACCTTCTGATTTCGAAGCGTTGCTTGGTAGAGATAATAACAACGATCACTTTATGATAGGTGTTAAGTTTACCAACAG GGGTATAAAGCTGTATGCTGATTTCTATACATCGGACATTCTTGTTGCTTCTCCACTGGGCTTGATCACC AAAATTGGGGAGGCTGAAGGTGACAAAGAAAAAGATGTTGACTATCTTTCTTCTATAGAG ATCTTAATCATTGATCATGCAGATGTCATGTTAATGCAG AACTGGTCCCATGTGAAGACTGTTGTTGAACAAGTGAACAAAATACCATCTAAACAGCATGGAACAGACATTATGCGCATAAGACCATG GTATCTAGATGGGCAAGCACACTTCTATCGGCAGACAATAATTTTGTCTTCTCACATAAACCCAG AACATAATGCCCTGTTCCATCAGAATTGTTTCAACTACCAGGGAAAG GTGAAACTGGATTGCAAGTATAGGGGAGTGCTTCCAAAAATATTAACTCAAGTTCAGCAG ATTTATGAGCGTTTTGATACAGAATCAATTGCAGAAGCTGATGATTCTCGTCTTGAATACTTTACTAAGAAG GTCTTCCCCAAAATAAAAGATTCTGTTCAG GATGGAGTTATGATATTTGTTAGTTCTTACTTCGAGTTTGTACGACTCCGGAATTATTTAAAGTCACAAGCTGCATCCTTTTGCTTGTTTGGAGA GTACATAAAGCCGAAAAATATATCTAGTGTACGGGGACAGTTTTTCAGAGGAGATAAGAGAATCATGCTCTACACTGAGAGAGCCCATTTCTACTACCGATACAAG ATACGAGGCGTAAAGAATTTATTCATCTATTCCCTCCCAGAGAGAAAAGAATTTTACCCTGAG ATTGTTAATTTCCTTGAACCCTCAGCGGATATGACTTGCACCGTCTTATTTTCTCGGTTGGATTATTTACGG CTTGAGAGAATAGTTGGTTCTACGGCAGCAAAGAGGATGGTCGACTCAGATAAAGGCGTGTTTGTTTTCGCATGA
- the LOC140888391 gene encoding protein NUCLEOLAR FACTOR 1 isoform X1: MKSNFKKSAALRRHTGRYQKGDKVEKHDVKRSGFKRPHKEEVFVESRIVKKKGSTDEGKVESGDFYEKPMNGSTSEEEAEVVHRETTTYDDLLKRLGSLRRQRGEDRESETDEEVDSDPDSQSDADENDDGLESLNERDDGDNNESPRSYTIANAPKGIGIYDSMKSREDIEKDDEELFDTDEEDSALNDQSLSEACIGTSTFDSHVNYKLSSSEVDKLLKTRWSYTWKLPALTMKNCNWRGTGDCCIKDLDMTSFYGLKTKLYKNWMEIFEASGSSEFHQSKQKMFFSLCNSYRDIMHHNKKPFYLKGSEEDSNTMDAYLMHSLNHIFRSRDLMSKNDRKLAKNQENMEGINLNTEAYLDRGFTRPKVLILLPLAGIARRVVKKLIQLTPPKLKNKVENVERFFEEFGSGVTKDKDDQDDSENTKTKLSTKPSDFEALLGRDNNNDHFMIGVKFTNRGIKLYADFYTSDILVASPLGLITKIGEAEGDKEKDVDYLSSIEILIIDHADVMLMQNWSHVKTVVEQVNKIPSKQHGTDIMRIRPWYLDGQAHFYRQTIILSSHINPEHNALFHQNCFNYQGKVKLDCKYRGVLPKILTQVQQIYERFDTESIAEADDSRLEYFTKKVFPKIKDSVQDGVMIFVSSYFEFVRLRNYLKSQAASFCLFGEYIKPKNISSVRGQFFRGDKRIMLYTERAHFYYRYKIRGVKNLFIYSLPERKEFYPEIVNFLEPSADMTCTVLFSRLDYLRLERIVGSTAAKRMVDSDKGVFVFA, translated from the exons ATGAAAAGTAATTTCAAAAAGAGCGCCGCACTCAGGCGACACACCGGTCGGTATCAGAAGGGTGACAAAGTTGAAAAACATGACGTGAAGAGAAGCG GGTTTAAGAGGCCCCATAAGGAAGAAGTTTTTGTTGAGAGCAgaattgtgaagaagaagggTAGCACGGACGAGGGCAAGGTCGAATCAG GGGATTTCTATGAGAAACCCATGAATGGTTCCACTTCCGAGGAGGAAGCAGAAGTTGTACACAGAGAGACAACTACTTACGACGATTTGTTGAAGAGACTGGGGTCTCTTAGAAG GCAAAGAGGTGAAGATAGAGAAAGTGAGACAGATGAAGAAGTTGACAGTGATCCTGATTCTCAGAGCGATGCTGATGAGAATGATGATGGCCTGGAATCTCTGAATGAAAGGGACGATG GAGATAATAATGAGTCTCCCAGGAGTTATACTATTGCAAATGCCCCAAAAGGAATAGGAATTTACGACAGTATGAAATCAAGGGAAGACATAGAAAAAGATGACGAAGAACTGTTTGATACAGATGAAGAAGACTCAGCATTGAATGATCAATCCCTTTCAGAAGCATGCATCGGGACAAG TACTTTTGACAGTCATGTAAACTACAAATTATCATCAAGCGAGGTTGACAAATTGTTAAAAACGAGATGGAGCTACACATGGAAGTTGCCTGCTCTTACCATGAAGAATTGCAATTGGAGAGGAACAGGAGATTGTTGTATCAAG GATTTGGACATGACTTCTTTTTATGGCCTCAAGACAAAACTGTACAAGAATTGGATGGAAATCTTCGAGGCTTCGGGAAGCAGTGAATTTCATCAATCGAAGCAGAAAATGTTTTTCTCTTTAT GCAATAGCTATCGTGATATAATGCACCACAACAAGAAGCCCTTTTACCTCAAAGGTTCCGAGGAAGATTCAAATACCATGGATGCTTACCTCATGCATTCT TTGAATCATATCTTTAGAAGTAGAGATCTTATGTCgaaaaatgatagaaaattgGCTAAGAATCAAGAAAATATGGAGGGAATAAACCTTAACACAGAAGCTTATCTCGACCGTGGGTTTACGCGTCCAAAG GTTTTGATCCTTTTGCCCCTGGCAGGCATTGCACGACGTGTGGTCAAGAAGTTGATCCAGTTGACTCCACCTAAGCTTAAG AATAAGGTCGAAAATGTCGAGCGCTTTTTTGAGGAGTTTGGTTCCGGAGTAACCAAAGACAAGGATGATCAGGATGACTCAGAAAATACAAAAACCAAATTGTCCACAAAACCTTCTGATTTCGAAGCGTTGCTTGGTAGAGATAATAACAACGATCACTTTATGATAGGTGTTAAGTTTACCAACAG GGGTATAAAGCTGTATGCTGATTTCTATACATCGGACATTCTTGTTGCTTCTCCACTGGGCTTGATCACC AAAATTGGGGAGGCTGAAGGTGACAAAGAAAAAGATGTTGACTATCTTTCTTCTATAGAG ATCTTAATCATTGATCATGCAGATGTCATGTTAATGCAG AACTGGTCCCATGTGAAGACTGTTGTTGAACAAGTGAACAAAATACCATCTAAACAGCATGGAACAGACATTATGCGCATAAGACCATG GTATCTAGATGGGCAAGCACACTTCTATCGGCAGACAATAATTTTGTCTTCTCACATAAACCCAG AACATAATGCCCTGTTCCATCAGAATTGTTTCAACTACCAGGGAAAG GTGAAACTGGATTGCAAGTATAGGGGAGTGCTTCCAAAAATATTAACTCAAGTTCAGCAG ATTTATGAGCGTTTTGATACAGAATCAATTGCAGAAGCTGATGATTCTCGTCTTGAATACTTTACTAAGAAG GTCTTCCCCAAAATAAAAGATTCTGTTCAG GATGGAGTTATGATATTTGTTAGTTCTTACTTCGAGTTTGTACGACTCCGGAATTATTTAAAGTCACAAGCTGCATCCTTTTGCTTGTTTGGAGA GTACATAAAGCCGAAAAATATATCTAGTGTACGGGGACAGTTTTTCAGAGGAGATAAGAGAATCATGCTCTACACTGAGAGAGCCCATTTCTACTACCGATACAAG ATACGAGGCGTAAAGAATTTATTCATCTATTCCCTCCCAGAGAGAAAAGAATTTTACCCTGAG ATTGTTAATTTCCTTGAACCCTCAGCGGATATGACTTGCACCGTCTTATTTTCTCGGTTGGATTATTTACGG CTTGAGAGAATAGTTGGTTCTACGGCAGCAAAGAGGATGGTCGACTCAGATAAAGGCGTGTTTGTTTTCGCATGA